Below is a genomic region from Gemmatimonadaceae bacterium.
GACTGCGCTCTGGATCGCGTTCAACGCCGGGGTTCTTGCCGTTCTGGCTCTAGACCTCGGCGTCTTCAACAAGAAGGCCCACAAGATCTCAGTGAAGGAAGCCGCGATCTGGAGCGGCGTGTGGATCACGCTGTCTCTGGGGTTCGCCGGGGTCATCTACAGGATTCGTGGCAAGCAGGCGGCGCTCGAGTTCGTGACGGGCTACCTCATCGAGTACTCGCTCTCGATCGACAACATCTTCGTCATCGTCCTGATCTTCTCCTACTTCAGGATCGCGGAAAAGTACCAGCACCGCGTGCTGTTCTGGGGAATCATCGGCGCCCTCGTGATGCGCGGAGCGATGATCGCGATGGGTGCGCTGCTCATCCAGCGATTCCACTGGATACTTTACGTGTTCGGCGCATTTCTGGTCTTCACGGGGATCAGAATGGCCATGCAGGACGAGACGGACATCGAGCCTGAGTCAAATCCTGTTCTGCGCCTCGTACGCCGCCTTCTTCCGGTGACCCCCGATTTTCGGGGTCAGGACTTCTTCGTCCGCGAGGAGGTCCGGACCGTGAGCGGGTCCGGAGGCGCCCAGACCCGCCTCATGGCAACGCCCCTATTTATAGTATTGGTGCTGGTCGAAACAACCGACCTGATCTTTGCAGTTGACTCGATCCCGGCCATTTTCGCGATCACCCAGGACCCGCTCCTCGTCTATACCTCGAACGTCTGCGCGATCCTGGGGCTGCGGTCCCTGTTTTTCATGCTGGCGGGCGTGATCCATCGCTTCCATTACCTGAAGCTTGGCCTTGCCGTGGTGCTGACATTTGTGGGGGTAAAGATGCTCATAAGCAGCCAGTATGAGATTCCCATTGGAGCCTCGCTGCTGGTGATCGCGGGCATTCTCGGGCTGTCAGTGATAGCGTCGATTGCCTTTCCTCGCGACGCGCCACCGCCGAGAATCGGGTAGCGCAAGCTGGAAGCGGCAAGCGGCAAACGGGTAGCGGCCGACCTCTGGGCGGCTAGCGGGTAACGGCCAGCAGGTACGAGGTACGGGCACCGGGGAAACGGGAAACGGCAGCCCGGTAACGGTAATCCAGGTTTTTGGTAAGAAATCTTTCCCGGAGCCGGTCAGGGACTTATGTTTCCGGTCCGGAAAATCGACCGCTCCTGCACCCAAATACCCTTCGGTCCCAGTACCGCAGAACCACCGGCCTGTGCGCCGGAACAAGGAGAATCTGATGCTCAGTGTCTTCTCGCGACCGTCGCGCCTTGCCGTCCTTGCGGCGCTCCCAGTCCTTCTCGCCGCAAAGCCGCTCGCGGCACCGATGGCCGGTGGCACAACCTACGAGTTCATAGTCCGCTCGCAGATGGGCGATGCCAAGGAATCCGTCACGATGCGCGGCCGTGGAACCTTTGCCGGCAATGAGGGCCGCATCGAGATTGTCCAGGCTTCCACCGCCAGTGGCTCCGAGGTCTTCGGAGGGAAGGGCTCGTACTTCCTCGTGCTCGATGGCGGAAAGAAGATGCTCCTCGTCGATCCCAGCAATAAGCACTACATGGCGTGGGACATGGCCAGCATGCTCGCCGGCATGAGCAAGATCGTGAATGTTGTCGGCGGTCTCGTCAAAATGGAGATGTCCGACATCAGGATCGACGCGCAGAACCTGGGCGCCGGTGAGACGATTCAGGGATATCCGACGGTGCGTTACCGGATGATAGAGAACTATACGATGAGCGCGAAGCTCTTCGGAAAGAGCTCGAAGTCCCGCAGTGAAACGACCACCGACTACTACTTCGCTCCCGCGCTCAAGAATCTGGCGAACCCCTTCGTATCGAGCGGCAGGCAGATGGCACAATCGTTCGACATGTTCAACAATCCGGACTACAAGAGCCAGATGAACGCGGCGATGGCGAAGGTCCAGTTTGGCGTCCCGGTCAAGACCGTCGTGAAGACCGTCTCCACGGACGAGAAGGGAAAGCAGACGGTGAGCATCGTGACTAGCGAGATGGTCAACTTCAAGAACATCGATGTGCCGAAGTCGACGTTCGCGGTTCCCGCCGGCTACGCCATGGTCGAGATGCCGAAGCTCGACGCGAACATCGCGGCGGGTAAGACCGACGCGGACGGCAAGCCCGTCTCCGGTCCCGCGCTCAACGCCGACTCGATTACCGCAGCCGCGAAGCAAGGCGCTGCCGAGGCAGTGAAGGAAGGCGTGAAGGAAGGAGCGAAGGAAGCGACTGCCAAGAAATTGCGCGGCATCTTCAAGCGATAAATGCCGGAATTGCGTGAAACGCGGTAGCTTTCGGGCTACCGCGTTTTTCGTCTCAGGGAGGTAGCTGGCAGTGGCCCCCAAACTCACTGACGCCGATCGAGCGGCGAGCGTTCGGACGCTGGCTCGAATGCTCGACTCGGCCGTTCGAATACCAGGAACCGGCATTCGCGTGGGCGCCGATTCCGTTTTCGGACTCATCCCGGTTGTTGGCGATATCGCCGGCGCCGCTCTCTCGGGCTACATAGTGCTCGCGTCGGCCCGGCTTGGTGCACCGGCCTCGACGATTGTCCGAATGATGGTCAATATCGGTATCGACACGATTGTCGGTGCGGTGCCCATTCTGGGCGACTTGTTCGACATTGGCTGGCGCGCCAACACTCGAAACGTCGCGCTGCTGGACAGTCACATGGTGGGGTCGTCCCGGAGTCAACGGGCCAACCGCTGGGTCGTCGTCGCGGTCCTGCTCGCTCTCCTGCTTCTCGCAGTCGGCGCGGTCGCGCTGAGCGTCGCGGTGTTCCGCTTTCTGGCCGACCTCGCGATGTCGCCGAGCTGAGTGGTTTCGGTTATCAGCCCGGCAATGCCAACTCCCTATGAGAGCGCACAGCTCATTCTCAAATTGTTCGAGCTGCGTCGAGAGCCGGTGCTCCGCGAAGCACGACAGTGGTTTCTCGGGCTGCCAACAACGAGATCCTCGCGACCTTTGCGAAGATTCAACCATTTCTCGA
It encodes:
- a CDS encoding DUF4112 domain-containing protein → MAPKLTDADRAASVRTLARMLDSAVRIPGTGIRVGADSVFGLIPVVGDIAGAALSGYIVLASARLGAPASTIVRMMVNIGIDTIVGAVPILGDLFDIGWRANTRNVALLDSHMVGSSRSQRANRWVVVAVLLALLLLAVGAVALSVAVFRFLADLAMSPS
- a CDS encoding TerC family protein, which translates into the protein MSETALWIAFNAGVLAVLALDLGVFNKKAHKISVKEAAIWSGVWITLSLGFAGVIYRIRGKQAALEFVTGYLIEYSLSIDNIFVIVLIFSYFRIAEKYQHRVLFWGIIGALVMRGAMIAMGALLIQRFHWILYVFGAFLVFTGIRMAMQDETDIEPESNPVLRLVRRLLPVTPDFRGQDFFVREEVRTVSGSGGAQTRLMATPLFIVLVLVETTDLIFAVDSIPAIFAITQDPLLVYTSNVCAILGLRSLFFMLAGVIHRFHYLKLGLAVVLTFVGVKMLISSQYEIPIGASLLVIAGILGLSVIASIAFPRDAPPPRIG